The genomic region TCATAGTCCAGCACCACCAGCGAGTCGTCGTCGGGCAGGGCCGCCTCCTGCACAAAGGCCCGGCCCATCTGCGTTTCGCCCTGCCCGAAAAGCGCCGGGCCGAATTCCGGGCCCTCCGTCACGTACTCATGGTACAGCTCGGCCAGCGCCTTCTGGTCCAAATCCTCCCGCACCCGCATCATCGAAAACTCGAAGAAACCGGCCATCGGCGGCGGCAGCACATAGGACCGGCCCCCGTCCGGGGTTTCATAGTCCAGCAGCATGGCGCGGCTGGCCAGTTCGTCCAGCACCCCCGCCGCCCAGTCCTCCGGCATTTTCCAGACCTCCGCCGCCTTGGCCGCGTTGAACGGCTTGATGGGCAGCATCGAGACCAGCTCCGCCTCTCGCTCGCTGAAGAGCATAGCCAGTATCTTGTACAGCAGTTCGGAGGGCGGCGCGCCCTGGGGAAACCGGTTCAGACGTTCCGTAAGCCGCTGATACGCCGAGACAGAGGTGTGATGGGCCATGGCGCAGTCTCCAATCGCCGGTGTTCCGGCTGAAAACAGTATAGTCCCGCAATGCGTTTGTGACAAGAGGGGGCGGCGCGAATTGCGCCCCGTCCAAGCCCTGCATTATCATTCTCCCCGGCAACCGCGCCAAAACGCCTGTCCACCGTCATTCCCGCGAAAGCGGGAATCCAACGGGTTGCCATGCAGTAACCGCTCCCCCAACCGCGAAGGAACTTGTCACCATGCCGTACCCCCAACTGGACCGCCACCAACTGCTCATCAAGCCCCTCAGCGACCGCAAGGACAAGGTGTACATCGAGCAGAGCCGGGTGCTTCCGGACGCGCCGGTGGCGCACCCCTTCACGGAAACGGGCAGGGCGGCGGTGGAGGAGACGGTGGCGCGCATTCGGGCCGCGCGCGAGGAGGGCAAGTCGCGGATACTCACCTTCGGCGCGCACTCGATCAAGAACTGCCTGGCCCCGGTCTTCATCAAACTGATGGAGGACGGCTGGATCACGCATCTGGCGACCAACGGCGCGGGCATCATCCACGACTGGGAGTTCGCCTTTCAGGGGCACAGCAGTGAGGACGTGCGGGCCAACGTGACACGGGGCGAGTTTGGCGTGTGGCGGGAGACGGGCTACTACCTGAACCTGGCCCTCCTCGTGGGCGCGTGGCGCGGCATGGGCTACGGCGAGGCCGTGGGCGCCTTTGTGGAGGACGAGGGGCTGGAGATTCCCGCCGAGGCGGCGCTGGTGGAGGAAATCCGCGAAAAGGCAGCCACCGACCCCGCGCAGGCGGCGGCGGCGGGCGACCTGCTGGCGCAGCTCCGCGCCTTTGACATCCAGCCCGGCTGGATGGCCGTGCCCCACCCCTACAAGCGCTTCGGGCTCCAGTCCGCGGCCTACCGCATGGGCATCCCCTTCACCAGCCACCCCATGATCGGCCACGACATCATCTACAACCACCCCATGAACCACTGCGCGGCCATCGGCCGGGCGGCCCAGCGCGATTTCCTGGCTTACGCGCAGCAGGTCTACAACCTCGACGGCGGCGTGTACATGAGCATCGGTTCCGCCGTCATGTCGCCCATGATCTTTGAAAAATCCCTGTCCATGTCCCAAAACCTCTGGCTCCAGCAGGGAAAACACATGGACAACCATTTCATCGTCGTCGTGGACCTCCAAGAGTCCCACTGGGACTGGTCGCAGGGCGAGCCGCCCATGGACAACCCCGACTACTACCTCCGCTACAACAAGTCCTTCAACCGCATGGGCGGCGAAATGCGCTACGTGACGGCGGATAATAGGGACTTTCTGCTGGCGCTCGTGAAGGGGCTGGAGGGGTAATTTTTGTTGACAAGATGCAGTAGTCTGGACAGGAGGCCGCAGGCATGGCCCTTGTAAACAGCATGGCGACAGCCGATGTCCTCGAATTGGCCAGGATGGTCCTGACCACACCGCACAAGTGTGTCTGGTCGAGCTACGATGAGGAGGCGGACGTGCTCTATATCAACTTCAAGAAGCCCGCCGTGGCCACGGACAGCGAACTTACGGATGAAGATATCATCGTCCGCTATGAGGGTGAGGAGGTCATCGGGTTGACGCTGCTCCATGCGGTCAAAAGAACCGCCTAGATCTCCGGGGGATTTGGTGCCCTCTCATCGCAGTGACGACACATGGTTAGAGTCGCCGAGTGAACCAGGACAGCAAATCATTCACACAATGCGTTCTCCCCCTGTGGGTCTTTACGCTCCTGTTTGCCGGTTTACTCCATGTGGCCTGGGTTGGGGCATGGCTTCTTGAACAACACCTTGAACTGCGCGCCATGTGGCTGACCACCAGCGGAAGCCGCTCCGCTTACTGGTTGGCGATGAAACTGCTACTGTGGGTGCTGCCCGCCCTCCTGCTCATCCGCCTCTCCGGCAAGAGCGTGGGGGAGGTGATGGGGTTCCACCGGGCGCGCGCGATTGCGGTCTGGGGTGGCGGTGTTGGGCTTGTGCTGGGAATCACGGCACTGGCCGCCAAAACGCTGGGAAGCCAGCCGCTCTTTCCCCCCAGCCTGAGTTGGTCCCTGTTCAGCGGGGTCCTGGTCGCGCCCATTGTCGAGGAACTCACCTTTCGGGGCGCCCTGCTCGGTCCGTTATGCGGACGCTTCGGTTTTTGGACGGCCAACACAATCACCGGCCTGCTTTTTCTGGGCATTCATCTTCCGGGCTGGCATTTCCAGGGCCGCCTTGCTGAGAATTTGACCAACCCGGTCGGCGGCGCCCTCTCCGTCTTCCTGCTGGGGCTGCTGTTCGGCTATGTGGCGCATAAAAGCAGGTCCGTGGCGGCGGGCACATTGACCCACATCCTCAACAACCTCTTCAGCGCCTGATTCCGATTGTGTCCGGCGGGGGGCATTTGCGACAATGGCCCCGGACAGAAAACGGGTTTGCCAACCAGAATCAACCACTCCGGGCCATGAGAAAAGAACACCGCTTTGAAAAAATGAGGCCGCGCGACTTGGCGCGGGTGCTGGAACAGGCCCCGGTGGCATTTGTGCCGCTGGGCACCCTGGAATTCCACGGCTGGCATCTGCCCTTCGGCTTTGACGCGCTGAAGGCGCTGGACCTGTGCGAACGGGTGGCGGCAAAAACGGGCGGCGCGGTGCTGCCGCCCGCGTACACCGGCTTTGGCGGGGGGCACCGTGATTTCGAGGGTTCCATCCTCCAGGAGGAGGCCTGGACGGCGGGCATGCTGGGCCGCACCTGCGACAGGTTGATTGGCATGGGGTTCCGGGTGCTGGTGCTGCTGACGGGGCACTATCCGGAAGAGCAGGTGGCCGCCGTGCAGCGCGCGGCGCGGGAGGCCATGGAACGGCATCCCGGTGCGGTGGTGCTGGGGCTGGCGGAGCCGCAGGCCTATCCCGGCGAATTCCGGGGAGACCACGCCGCAAAGTGGGAGACCTCCATCGCCATGCACCTGATGCCGGAAAAGGTGGACCTGCGGGGCATGGAGTCCCACGATGACCCCCTTTACGGCATCGGCGGCGAGGACCCGAGGGAAACGGCCAGCGCCGCCCTGG from Candidatus Hydrogenedentota bacterium harbors:
- a CDS encoding creatininase family protein, with translation MRKEHRFEKMRPRDLARVLEQAPVAFVPLGTLEFHGWHLPFGFDALKALDLCERVAAKTGGAVLPPAYTGFGGGHRDFEGSILQEEAWTAGMLGRTCDRLIGMGFRVLVLLTGHYPEEQVAAVQRAAREAMERHPGAVVLGLAEPQAYPGEFRGDHAAKWETSIAMHLMPEKVDLRGMESHDDPLYGIGGEDPRETASAALGRETVDTIVDVLAAQVREALTGRAPKPPWYYHNRENP
- a CDS encoding DUF2283 domain-containing protein, with the protein product MALVNSMATADVLELARMVLTTPHKCVWSSYDEEADVLYINFKKPAVATDSELTDEDIIVRYEGEEVIGLTLLHAVKRTA
- a CDS encoding CPBP family intramembrane metalloprotease, whose protein sequence is MWLTTSGSRSAYWLAMKLLLWVLPALLLIRLSGKSVGEVMGFHRARAIAVWGGGVGLVLGITALAAKTLGSQPLFPPSLSWSLFSGVLVAPIVEELTFRGALLGPLCGRFGFWTANTITGLLFLGIHLPGWHFQGRLAENLTNPVGGALSVFLLGLLFGYVAHKSRSVAAGTLTHILNNLFSA